The following proteins are co-located in the Deinococcus metallilatus genome:
- a CDS encoding LysR family transcriptional regulator, whose product MADRSPLSPVQAPPLAPSLAQLRALIAVADAGGFGEAAAELGVSQSTLSEAVARLEALAGRPLLRRTSAGTVPTEAGARALIHARSAVQAATDALLAAQEEGTLSGTLRVASMRSTATHLLPPALAAFRVRHPRVTVTVLDAELCCGEQAIRSGQVDVGLIVGEDAPGLRLLPLPSDEYLFVAPASRGQHPVTWAELAGPLILPPQRDPCHQIVRAALTAHGVPVNEVTEIEQDSVTLSMVGHGLGITVMPQLALLPLPPGLVALPLPDPLRRPLALAVLPHRAALPVIRAFMQAVMQSAGTPRMSEGTGQVRERAAEPAPSAAPN is encoded by the coding sequence ATGGCTGACCGCTCCCCGCTGTCCCCGGTCCAGGCCCCCCCGCTGGCCCCTTCGCTGGCGCAGCTCCGGGCGCTGATCGCCGTCGCCGACGCGGGCGGCTTCGGGGAGGCGGCGGCGGAACTGGGCGTGTCGCAGTCCACGCTGAGCGAGGCGGTCGCGCGGCTGGAGGCGCTGGCAGGCCGCCCCCTGCTGCGCCGCACGTCCGCCGGGACGGTCCCGACCGAGGCCGGGGCGCGGGCGCTGATCCACGCGCGCAGCGCGGTGCAGGCCGCGACCGACGCCCTGCTGGCCGCGCAGGAGGAAGGGACGCTCTCGGGCACGCTGCGTGTCGCGTCCATGCGGTCCACCGCCACCCACCTGCTGCCCCCGGCCCTGGCCGCGTTTCGTGTCCGGCACCCGCGCGTGACCGTGACGGTGCTCGATGCGGAGCTGTGCTGCGGCGAGCAGGCGATCCGCTCCGGCCAGGTGGATGTGGGGCTGATCGTGGGCGAGGACGCGCCGGGGCTGCGCCTCCTGCCCCTCCCCTCCGACGAGTACCTGTTCGTGGCGCCCGCGTCACGCGGCCAGCACCCGGTCACCTGGGCCGAGCTGGCCGGGCCGCTGATCCTGCCCCCCCAGCGTGACCCCTGTCACCAGATCGTCCGCGCGGCCCTGACCGCGCACGGCGTGCCGGTGAACGAGGTGACCGAGATCGAGCAGGACAGCGTGACGCTCTCAATGGTCGGGCACGGCCTGGGCATCACCGTGATGCCGCAACTGGCGCTGCTGCCGCTGCCCCCCGGCCTGGTCGCCCTGCCGCTCCCGGACCCCCTGCGGCGGCCCCTCGCGCTGGCCGTGCTGCCGCACCGCGCCGCCCTCCCCGTCATCCGCGCCTTTATGCAGGCGGTGATGCAGAGCGCCGGGACACCCCGGATGTCGGAGGGGACCGGGCAGGTCCGGGAACGGGCCGCCGAACCTGCCCCCAGCGCCGCTCCCAACTGA